One genomic window of Thalassolituus hydrocarboniclasticus includes the following:
- a CDS encoding saccharopine dehydrogenase family protein, producing MTDNNTHPARWMIYGANGYTGELIARAAVKQGLRPLLAGRSPEKVQKLAQELGTDAVAFSLDNATQAAAAINGCSIVLNCAGPFSATAEPMMKACLQAKSHYLDITGEIAVFELAQSLHQQAKTAGIVICPGVGFDVIPTDCVAAALKAALPDATHLALGFDSRSGFSPGTAKTSVEGLAQGGKIRRDGKIVSVPLAYKIRRIDFGDGEKEAMTIPWGDVSTAYHTTGIPDIEVFIPGSPAMIANAKRANYFRRLLGIRWVQNLIKARIEKTVKGPDEAKRATMPTYVWGEATNARGERKTARIRTANGYSLTITGSLAVVNYLLQQQPEGGAYTPARLISPELVSQLPESGEMQIS from the coding sequence ATGACTGATAACAACACTCACCCGGCCAGGTGGATGATCTACGGTGCCAACGGTTATACCGGCGAGCTGATTGCACGCGCCGCCGTAAAACAGGGACTGCGACCTTTACTGGCCGGCAGAAGCCCGGAAAAAGTGCAGAAACTGGCGCAGGAACTGGGAACCGACGCCGTGGCATTCAGCCTCGATAATGCCACTCAGGCAGCCGCCGCAATAAATGGCTGCAGCATAGTGCTTAACTGTGCCGGGCCATTTTCCGCCACCGCCGAACCGATGATGAAAGCCTGCCTGCAGGCGAAATCACATTATCTGGATATCACCGGTGAAATTGCTGTATTTGAACTGGCTCAGTCTTTACACCAGCAAGCTAAAACGGCAGGAATAGTGATTTGTCCGGGTGTCGGCTTTGACGTAATTCCGACCGATTGCGTTGCCGCCGCATTAAAAGCGGCGTTACCGGATGCCACACATCTGGCGCTCGGTTTTGATTCACGCTCCGGTTTTTCTCCGGGCACTGCGAAAACCTCGGTAGAAGGTTTGGCTCAGGGCGGAAAAATCCGCCGTGACGGTAAAATTGTTTCCGTACCGCTGGCTTATAAAATCCGCCGTATTGATTTTGGTGACGGCGAAAAAGAAGCCATGACCATTCCCTGGGGTGATGTTTCCACCGCTTATCACACCACCGGCATTCCTGATATCGAAGTCTTTATTCCGGGTTCTCCGGCCATGATCGCCAATGCTAAACGCGCGAATTATTTCCGTCGTTTACTCGGCATCCGCTGGGTGCAGAACCTGATTAAAGCGCGCATCGAAAAAACCGTAAAAGGCCCGGACGAAGCCAAACGAGCAACCATGCCGACCTATGTCTGGGGTGAGGCAACCAACGCCCGCGGTGAGCGCAAAACCGCGCGCATCCGCACCGCGAACGGCTACAGCCTGACAATTACCGGCTCTCTGGCAGTGGTGAATTATTTGCTGCAACAACAACCTGAGGGTGGTGCTTACACACCAGCCCGGTTAATCAGCCCGGAACTGGTTAGCCAGCTGCCGGAATCCGGTGAAATGCAGATCAGCTGA
- a CDS encoding YbcC family protein, translated as MSALTVSAQCSARLAAVSAAGSRIAPTWPLDQLIAVNPLWELRDQPFTAAAARLEALGRMHCLMPAAHYARLWQRSQIGAADVQRAAAELGAADDTEALLQALKQPAAEAHWHNVSDLLDSTRDRQHQMAWRDEISHQISQFCAAFCQQPEHQSAHNLYLSWVTQIRADRGIAILMGEPGLTKAFRELPDNPQALTLIALDELGLTHTAQIEAYCHALLLDINGWASWFAYERWQSRLEGAGDDALPQLIAIRLGWELALWRHWQLRHKQAAQQLQQQWYSQLPQLNRLIEQQRLAQKPLWVWQRAAEIARQRQEMQILAQKPLATSPQPKLQAIFCIDVRSEVMRRALEAQSPAIQTLGFAGFFGLPLAYTPVGTDLNRPQLPGLLAAGLRVSEGGHEAQALGFARRAQQQKDAAWHDFSRGAASSFSMVEAAGLSYAAKLLRKTFGLQAEEHPVNDLAVTGQWTLWNGERPLTLSEKADLAGNILQAMGLKRLGGEVLLVGHGSHTTNNPHAAGLDCGACGGQTGAVNVQVLAQLLNDEAVRKVLAERGRIIPHSTRFVAALHNTTTDHIHCFGKVTDMAAQWLADAGILAQRERAVALGLADSAQLNQPQQLDAALRQRALDWSEVRPEWGLAGNSAFIVAPRSRTRGLNFGGRTFLHDYVWQEDSAFSVLELIMTAPMVVTHWINMQYNASVTDPLKYGSGNKVLHNVVGGNLGVFEGNGGDLRIGLPLQSVHDGQQWMHEPLRLSVYIQAPEEAIAAIVERHENVRQLVDNDWLYLFRLDDNGVAARLYRGAWQEPACG; from the coding sequence ATGAGCGCACTGACGGTATCTGCACAATGTTCAGCACGTCTGGCGGCGGTTAGCGCAGCCGGCAGCCGTATTGCCCCAACCTGGCCACTGGATCAGTTAATTGCGGTAAACCCTTTGTGGGAACTGCGCGATCAGCCATTTACTGCCGCCGCCGCACGTCTGGAGGCGCTGGGCCGGATGCACTGTCTGATGCCCGCCGCGCATTATGCCCGGCTGTGGCAGCGCAGCCAGATTGGCGCTGCGGATGTACAGCGCGCGGCGGCTGAGCTGGGCGCTGCGGACGATACCGAAGCCTTGCTGCAGGCGCTGAAACAGCCGGCGGCAGAAGCCCACTGGCACAATGTGTCAGACCTGCTCGACAGCACCCGTGACCGTCAGCACCAGATGGCCTGGCGCGATGAAATCAGCCATCAGATCAGCCAGTTCTGCGCCGCTTTTTGTCAGCAGCCGGAACATCAGTCGGCACACAACCTGTACCTGAGCTGGGTTACGCAGATCCGTGCCGACCGCGGTATCGCCATTCTGATGGGCGAACCGGGGCTGACCAAAGCTTTCCGTGAATTGCCGGATAACCCGCAGGCGCTGACTTTGATCGCGCTGGATGAGCTTGGACTCACTCATACTGCGCAGATTGAAGCCTACTGCCATGCTCTGCTGCTCGATATCAACGGCTGGGCTTCCTGGTTTGCCTATGAGCGCTGGCAGTCGCGGCTGGAGGGCGCCGGCGACGATGCCCTGCCACAGCTGATCGCCATCCGTCTCGGCTGGGAGCTGGCGCTGTGGCGTCACTGGCAGCTGCGCCATAAACAGGCTGCACAACAACTGCAGCAGCAGTGGTACAGCCAGCTACCGCAACTGAACAGGCTGATTGAACAGCAACGGCTGGCACAGAAACCGCTGTGGGTATGGCAGCGCGCCGCTGAGATTGCCCGTCAGCGGCAGGAGATGCAGATACTGGCGCAGAAGCCGCTGGCCACCTCGCCGCAGCCAAAACTGCAGGCGATTTTCTGTATTGATGTGCGTTCCGAGGTGATGCGGCGGGCGCTGGAAGCCCAGAGCCCGGCGATCCAGACTCTGGGCTTTGCCGGTTTCTTTGGTCTGCCGCTGGCTTATACCCCGGTGGGCACCGACCTTAACCGGCCACAGTTGCCGGGACTGCTGGCCGCCGGTTTGCGCGTCAGCGAAGGCGGACATGAAGCCCAGGCGCTGGGTTTTGCCAGAAGGGCGCAGCAACAGAAAGACGCCGCCTGGCATGACTTCAGCCGTGGTGCTGCCTCCTCGTTCAGCATGGTTGAGGCAGCCGGACTGAGCTACGCCGCCAAGCTGCTGCGTAAAACCTTCGGCCTGCAGGCTGAGGAGCACCCGGTTAACGATCTGGCTGTCACCGGCCAGTGGACCCTGTGGAATGGCGAGCGGCCGCTGACCCTGAGCGAAAAAGCCGATCTGGCCGGCAACATTCTGCAGGCCATGGGCCTTAAACGGCTGGGGGGTGAGGTGCTGCTGGTCGGCCATGGCAGCCATACCACCAACAATCCCCATGCCGCCGGGCTGGATTGCGGGGCCTGTGGCGGTCAGACCGGTGCGGTGAACGTGCAGGTGCTGGCACAACTGCTGAACGACGAAGCGGTGCGCAAGGTGCTGGCTGAACGTGGCCGCATCATTCCGCACAGCACCCGTTTTGTGGCGGCGCTGCATAACACCACCACCGATCATATCCATTGTTTCGGCAAGGTGACGGACATGGCTGCGCAGTGGCTCGCTGATGCTGGCATTCTGGCTCAGCGGGAGCGTGCTGTGGCGCTGGGTCTGGCCGACAGCGCACAGCTTAACCAGCCGCAGCAACTGGATGCGGCCTTGCGCCAGCGTGCCCTCGACTGGTCAGAAGTACGGCCCGAATGGGGGCTGGCGGGCAACAGCGCCTTTATTGTCGCGCCGCGCAGCCGTACCCGCGGCCTGAACTTCGGTGGCCGTACCTTCCTGCACGATTATGTCTGGCAGGAGGACAGCGCCTTCAGTGTGCTGGAACTGATTATGACCGCGCCGATGGTGGTGACCCACTGGATCAACATGCAGTACAACGCCTCGGTTACCGACCCGCTGAAGTACGGCAGTGGCAACAAAGTGCTGCACAACGTGGTGGGGGGGAATCTGGGCGTATTTGAAGGCAACGGCGGTGATCTGCGCATCGGTCTGCCGCTGCAGTCGGTGCACGATGGCCAGCAGTGGATGCACGAGCCGCTGCGGCTGAGTGTCTACATTCAGGCGCCGGAGGAAGCCATCGCCGCTATCGTCGAACGCCACGAAAACGTGCGTCAGCTGGTGGATAACGACTGGCTGTACCTGTTCCGGCTGGATGATAACGGCGTGGCCGCACGTCTGTATCGGGGGGCATGGCAGGAGCCTGCCTGTGGCTGA
- a CDS encoding TetR/AcrR family transcriptional regulator: MSDTRSQLKQIATEQIRRHTLHSASFREMGKVLGIKSSSVHYHFENREALLQELIDDYEQAFFSRLDALCEGMSSPVKQLQTLASLFSDSHSQQCQCLCLAFAAAGSETSAAQRAAVERFLLRLEGWICTVLTSAGVPQPATELQARFILSALEGALLLDRDQPEAQRLNAVIQYLPAFVNSHSTPQPETL; encoded by the coding sequence ATGAGCGATACCCGCAGCCAGCTGAAGCAAATCGCCACCGAACAAATTCGCCGCCACACCCTGCACAGCGCCAGTTTCCGTGAGATGGGCAAAGTACTGGGCATTAAAAGCAGCTCGGTGCACTACCACTTTGAAAACCGTGAGGCTCTGCTGCAGGAGTTGATTGACGATTATGAACAGGCGTTTTTTTCCCGTCTGGACGCATTGTGTGAGGGGATGTCCAGCCCTGTTAAGCAGCTTCAGACACTGGCGTCGTTGTTCAGTGACAGTCACAGCCAGCAGTGTCAGTGCCTGTGTCTGGCCTTTGCTGCTGCCGGCAGTGAAACCAGTGCAGCTCAGCGCGCCGCGGTTGAACGCTTCCTGCTGCGTCTGGAGGGCTGGATATGTACTGTGCTGACAAGCGCCGGCGTCCCGCAACCGGCAACAGAATTACAGGCACGGTTCATTCTCAGCGCCCTTGAGGGTGCACTGTTACTGGATCGTGATCAGCCTGAAGCTCAGCGCCTGAATGCCGTGATTCAGTATTTGCCGGCGTTTGTTAACAGCCATTCAACCCCGCAACCGGAGACGTTATGA
- a CDS encoding LysR family transcriptional regulator, which translates to MSRLNYHHLHYFWRVATLGNLTEAARQLHVSQSALSAQIRALEESMDTQLFERSGRRLLLTATGQRVLGYANDIFSRGEELESLLRHGIEPEYQQLRIGVLSTMSRNFIEGFIAPLIGQPKVRFSLHARGMANLLDGLASHQFDLILTNSNVAAEGQDSLWQSQLLARQPLAVVGPPEQKPEAEFPQGYEGRRWVLPASGTELRSAFDGFCSRWHYEPDVQAEADDMAMLRLLARDTGALTVLPTVVVKDEIAQGTLLEFMTLPNVFESFYAVTVKRQFVSPVLTELLARQSLRS; encoded by the coding sequence GTGAGCCGCCTTAATTACCATCATCTGCATTATTTCTGGCGCGTCGCCACGTTGGGCAACCTGACCGAAGCCGCGCGCCAGCTGCATGTTTCACAATCGGCGCTGTCGGCACAGATCCGCGCGCTGGAAGAGAGCATGGACACTCAGCTGTTTGAACGCAGCGGCCGCCGTCTGCTGCTGACCGCCACCGGTCAGCGGGTGCTGGGCTATGCTAATGATATTTTCAGTCGTGGTGAAGAGCTGGAGTCACTGCTGCGCCACGGCATTGAGCCGGAATATCAGCAGCTGCGGATTGGCGTGTTATCGACCATGTCGCGTAACTTTATTGAGGGCTTTATCGCACCGCTGATCGGTCAGCCGAAAGTGCGCTTCAGCCTGCATGCGCGCGGTATGGCGAATCTGCTGGATGGTCTTGCCAGCCATCAGTTCGACCTGATTCTGACCAACAGTAACGTCGCTGCAGAGGGTCAGGATTCGCTCTGGCAAAGCCAGTTACTGGCGCGCCAGCCACTGGCCGTGGTTGGTCCGCCAGAACAGAAACCGGAGGCAGAATTTCCGCAGGGGTATGAGGGCAGGCGCTGGGTGTTACCGGCCAGCGGTACCGAGCTGCGCAGTGCCTTTGATGGCTTCTGCAGCCGCTGGCATTACGAACCGGACGTTCAGGCTGAGGCCGACGATATGGCGATGCTGCGTCTGCTGGCGCGTGATACCGGCGCGCTGACCGTGCTGCCCACCGTCGTAGTAAAAGACGAAATTGCGCAGGGCACACTGCTGGAGTTTATGACTCTGCCCAATGTGTTTGAGAGCTTTTATGCGGTGACGGTGAAACGCCAGTTTGTCTCACCGGTTCTGACCGAGTTACTGGCCCGGCAAAGCCTGCGCAGCTGA
- a CDS encoding NADH-quinone oxidoreductase subunit L: MSISSLLMAIVLAAIPLTLILAAVPAGLQTRRFSLSDDQRWRFAWRAAQIISLLTLSAIALALLLPDAGLHWLSDQPLRLTLLLLLSVMALVVVKFSRRYLAADPGFGRYLRWLLLTLAAVALVFISNHLLLFALGWIAISLALHQLLMFYPERPRAALAAHKKFLLARLAETSLLVAFYLLWQQHGTANIDIIVSAYQSPAALSLNEQIAAVLIALTALIKCAQLPVHGWLIQVVEAPTPVSALLHAGVINLGGFLLILFAPLFLQVTAAQWLVLVVAGLTTVLAALIMTTRISVKVRLAWSTSAQMGLMLIECALGLVELALLHLLAHSAYKAWAFLSSGSAVQQHVQQSLLIAPPAAARCWLPALIAAAGLAGAAWWFSVQLSAQLSAQLHAGIQPLSGWLLLALALTTLLVQRASGAWTLLLAAGLALAYSLLKILLQPLTGELSAALRPGLFSAADLWVSSLFLLLFSLWWLLRYRAHWPQVQRLSLALFAGLYLDEWFTRITLRLWPARLPVRANPKQLAQSPASQPALASGRKEQLL; the protein is encoded by the coding sequence ATGAGTATTTCCTCTCTGCTGATGGCCATCGTGCTGGCGGCGATCCCGCTGACATTGATACTGGCCGCTGTTCCTGCCGGTCTGCAGACCCGGCGCTTTAGCTTAAGTGACGACCAGCGCTGGCGTTTTGCCTGGCGGGCGGCGCAAATCATCAGCCTGTTAACCCTGAGTGCAATCGCACTGGCACTGCTGCTGCCGGACGCCGGTTTGCACTGGCTGAGTGACCAGCCGTTGCGCCTGACCCTGCTGTTGCTGCTCAGTGTGATGGCACTGGTAGTGGTAAAATTCTCACGCCGGTATCTGGCTGCCGATCCGGGCTTTGGCCGTTATCTGCGCTGGCTGTTGCTGACTCTGGCGGCGGTGGCGCTGGTGTTTATCAGTAACCATTTACTGCTGTTTGCCCTAGGCTGGATTGCCATCAGCCTGGCACTGCATCAGCTGCTGATGTTCTACCCTGAACGTCCGCGCGCGGCGCTGGCCGCGCATAAAAAATTCCTGCTGGCGCGGCTGGCAGAAACCTCTCTGCTGGTTGCCTTTTACCTGCTGTGGCAACAACACGGCACGGCTAATATCGACATCATTGTCAGCGCTTATCAGAGTCCGGCTGCCCTCAGCCTGAATGAGCAGATTGCCGCCGTGCTGATTGCCCTGACCGCGCTGATCAAATGTGCGCAGCTGCCGGTGCACGGCTGGCTGATTCAGGTGGTGGAAGCGCCGACGCCGGTCTCCGCTCTGCTGCATGCCGGGGTGATTAACCTTGGCGGTTTTCTGCTGATTCTGTTTGCTCCGCTGTTTTTACAGGTGACCGCAGCGCAGTGGCTGGTGCTGGTGGTGGCCGGTCTGACGACGGTACTGGCAGCGCTGATTATGACTACCCGCATCAGTGTGAAGGTGCGGCTGGCCTGGTCGACCAGCGCGCAGATGGGTCTGATGCTGATCGAGTGTGCGCTGGGTCTGGTTGAACTGGCATTGCTGCATCTGCTGGCCCACTCAGCGTATAAAGCCTGGGCGTTCTTAAGCTCCGGCTCGGCAGTACAGCAGCATGTGCAACAGTCGCTGCTGATTGCTCCGCCAGCGGCGGCGCGTTGCTGGTTACCGGCGCTGATAGCAGCGGCTGGTCTGGCTGGCGCGGCCTGGTGGTTCAGTGTTCAGTTGAGTGCTCAGTTGAGTGCTCAGTTGCATGCCGGCATTCAGCCCCTCAGCGGTTGGTTACTGCTGGCACTGGCGCTGACCACCCTGCTGGTACAGCGCGCGTCAGGCGCATGGACATTGCTGCTGGCAGCAGGTCTGGCGCTGGCTTACAGCCTGCTGAAAATCCTGCTGCAGCCGCTGACCGGTGAGTTGTCGGCGGCGCTGCGTCCCGGACTGTTCAGCGCTGCAGATCTGTGGGTAAGCAGCCTGTTTCTGCTGCTGTTCTCTCTCTGGTGGCTGCTGCGTTACCGCGCCCACTGGCCGCAGGTGCAGCGCTTATCGCTGGCGCTGTTTGCCGGCCTGTATCTGGATGAGTGGTTTACCCGCATCACCCTGCGCCTGTGGCCTGCACGCCTGCCGGTACGGGCGAATCCCAAGCAGTTAGCACAATCCCCGGCATCCCAACCTGCACTGGCCTCTGGCCGTAAGGAGCAATTGTTATGA
- a CDS encoding metal-dependent hydrolase yields MNSKLQKAQAISSSMEIPGRKMDFEFDLDQIPRYWYGDDAFKSTFLNALSCLFPEGERMFMDAVRDHQHKISDPQLLQQIKGFIKQEAIHGHEHAQYNDYLKKWNYPIDKIMAFEKKEKIWMKKWLPRKHRLAITCALEHFTAIMAHQILTNPESTEGMHPQFKEMWRWHAIEETEHKAVAYDVYQQAVGSYWLRVLTMINITILFCLRTSIIQAIFLWKDGQLFNPKVWWKGFQFYFLKPGLVPTIWRDYLDYFRRDFHPWMHDNRELLGEWEAEQQKYKTV; encoded by the coding sequence ATGAACAGCAAACTGCAAAAGGCTCAGGCGATCAGTTCCTCCATGGAAATTCCCGGCCGCAAAATGGACTTCGAATTTGATCTCGACCAGATCCCGCGTTACTGGTACGGCGATGACGCTTTTAAATCCACCTTTCTGAATGCTCTTTCCTGTTTATTTCCGGAAGGCGAACGCATGTTTATGGATGCTGTACGCGATCATCAACACAAAATCAGCGACCCGCAATTACTGCAGCAGATTAAAGGCTTTATTAAACAGGAAGCCATTCACGGCCATGAACATGCGCAGTACAACGACTATCTGAAAAAATGGAATTACCCGATCGATAAGATCATGGCCTTCGAGAAGAAAGAAAAAATCTGGATGAAAAAATGGCTGCCGCGTAAGCACCGTCTGGCCATTACCTGTGCGCTGGAACACTTCACTGCCATCATGGCGCACCAGATTCTGACCAACCCGGAATCGACCGAAGGCATGCACCCGCAATTTAAAGAAATGTGGCGCTGGCACGCGATCGAAGAAACCGAGCACAAAGCTGTCGCTTACGATGTATATCAGCAGGCGGTAGGCAGCTACTGGCTGCGCGTTCTGACCATGATTAACATCACCATTCTGTTCTGCCTGCGCACGTCCATTATTCAGGCGATTTTCCTGTGGAAAGACGGCCAGTTATTCAATCCGAAAGTCTGGTGGAAAGGGTTCCAGTTCTACTTCCTGAAGCCAGGATTAGTACCAACCATCTGGCGTGATTATCTGGATTATTTCCGTCGCGATTTCCACCCGTGGATGCACGATAACCGTGAGCTTCTGGGCGAATGGGAAGCGGAACAGCAGAAATACAAAACCGTTTAA
- a CDS encoding cupin domain-containing protein — protein MSAQPAFEPINMDRSKVVVIRQGDQPWLSAPQAPIERFPLEREAPEHGQVSSLVRYLPGARFPQHTHPLGEEIYVLEGVFSDESGDYPAGSYLRNPPGSAHAPFSEQGCLIFVKLNQFAETDSATVRIRPEDQQWRPGIGGLTVCPLHEHLGASTALVHWPAGEVFQPHRHWGGEEILVISGCFKDEHGEYPQHTWLRSPHLSQHHPFVDEETLILVKVGHL, from the coding sequence ATGAGCGCGCAACCCGCCTTTGAACCCATCAATATGGATCGCAGTAAAGTGGTGGTTATCCGCCAGGGCGATCAGCCCTGGCTCAGCGCACCGCAGGCGCCGATAGAACGTTTCCCACTGGAGCGTGAAGCGCCGGAACATGGTCAGGTCAGCAGTCTGGTACGCTACCTGCCCGGCGCCCGCTTTCCGCAACATACCCATCCGCTGGGTGAAGAAATTTATGTGCTCGAAGGCGTGTTCAGCGATGAGTCCGGCGATTACCCGGCGGGCAGTTATCTGCGCAACCCACCGGGCTCTGCCCATGCCCCGTTTTCCGAACAGGGCTGCCTGATTTTTGTAAAACTTAATCAGTTTGCTGAAACCGACAGTGCAACGGTGCGCATCCGCCCTGAAGATCAGCAATGGCGGCCGGGTATTGGCGGCCTGACCGTATGCCCGCTGCACGAACATCTGGGCGCCAGTACAGCGCTGGTGCACTGGCCGGCTGGTGAAGTATTCCAACCGCACCGCCACTGGGGTGGGGAGGAAATTCTGGTAATTTCCGGTTGTTTTAAAGACGAACACGGTGAATATCCGCAGCATACCTGGCTGCGCAGTCCGCATTTAAGCCAGCACCATCCTTTTGTTGATGAAGAGACGCTGATTCTGGTGAAAGTCGGTCATCTCTGA
- the mnmG gene encoding tRNA uridine-5-carboxymethylaminomethyl(34) synthesis enzyme MnmG: MDYPVRYDVIVVGGGHAGTEAALAAARTGCKTLLLTHNTDTVGVMSCNPAIGGIGKSHLVKEIDALGGAMARATDKAGIQFRILNSRKGPAVRATRAQADRALYRSAIRHIVENQPNLDIFQAACDDLITQGDGVGSTVCGVVTNTNMRIHATSVVLTAGTFLGGLIHIGMENHSGGRAGDPPSIALSKRLREMPFNVGRLKTGTPARIDARSVDFSVMQVQPGDAPLPVMSFMGSVDEHPEQVNCYITHTNERTHEIIRNNLDRSPMYAGVIEGIGPRYCPSIEDKITRFADKTSHQVFVEPEGLNSNELYPNGISTSLPFDVQLDLIHSIRGFENAHVTRPGYAIEYDYFNPQDLKHSLETKFVNNLFFAGQINGTTGYEEAGAQGLLAGTNAALRALEKDAWVPRRDQSYIGVLVDDLITMGTKEPYRMFTSRAEYRLVLREDNADLRLTEVGRELGLVDDERWAAFSTKRESIEQEAQRLKTTWVQPGSAEAAALEAKGESKFVREYSLHDLLKRPGLEYNDVAGLKGEPVADPQVAEQVEIQAKYDGYIARQLDEIEQLRRYENTKLPADLDYDAMGGLSNEVKQKLNTLRPETLGVASRISGITPAAISQILIHLKKKNAVNKLSA; the protein is encoded by the coding sequence GTGGATTATCCCGTGCGTTATGACGTCATTGTGGTTGGCGGCGGCCATGCCGGTACGGAGGCTGCGCTGGCAGCGGCCCGCACCGGCTGTAAAACCCTGCTGCTGACCCACAACACCGACACCGTCGGTGTGATGTCATGCAACCCGGCCATCGGCGGGATTGGCAAAAGCCACCTGGTTAAAGAAATCGATGCACTGGGCGGCGCCATGGCGCGCGCGACCGACAAAGCCGGTATCCAGTTCCGTATTCTTAACAGCCGCAAAGGTCCGGCGGTGCGTGCAACCCGCGCCCAGGCCGACCGCGCGCTGTACCGCTCGGCGATCCGTCATATTGTGGAAAATCAGCCCAATCTGGATATCTTCCAGGCCGCCTGTGACGACCTGATTACCCAGGGCGACGGCGTTGGCTCCACTGTCTGTGGCGTAGTCACCAACACCAATATGCGCATTCACGCCACCAGTGTGGTGCTGACCGCCGGTACTTTCCTTGGCGGACTTATCCACATCGGCATGGAAAACCACAGCGGTGGCCGTGCCGGTGATCCGCCGTCGATTGCGCTGTCCAAACGTCTGCGCGAAATGCCGTTTAACGTTGGCCGCCTGAAAACCGGTACGCCGGCGCGTATCGATGCGCGCAGTGTCGACTTCTCCGTGATGCAGGTGCAGCCCGGCGATGCGCCGCTGCCGGTGATGTCCTTTATGGGTTCGGTGGATGAACACCCGGAGCAGGTGAACTGCTACATCACCCATACCAACGAGCGCACCCACGAGATTATCCGCAATAACCTCGACCGCTCGCCGATGTATGCCGGTGTGATCGAAGGGATCGGCCCGCGCTACTGCCCGTCGATCGAAGACAAAATCACCCGCTTCGCTGATAAAACCAGCCATCAGGTGTTTGTTGAGCCGGAAGGTCTGAACAGCAACGAGCTCTACCCGAACGGCATCTCCACCAGTCTGCCGTTCGACGTACAGCTGGATCTTATCCACAGCATCCGTGGTTTTGAAAATGCCCACGTCACCCGCCCGGGTTACGCCATCGAGTACGATTACTTCAATCCACAGGATCTGAAGCACAGCCTCGAAACCAAATTCGTGAATAACCTGTTCTTTGCCGGTCAGATCAACGGCACCACAGGTTACGAAGAAGCCGGTGCTCAGGGCCTGCTGGCCGGTACCAACGCCGCCCTGCGCGCGCTGGAAAAAGACGCCTGGGTACCGCGCCGCGATCAGTCGTACATCGGTGTGCTGGTCGACGACCTGATCACCATGGGCACCAAAGAGCCGTACCGCATGTTCACCAGCCGCGCCGAATACCGCCTGGTGCTGCGTGAAGATAACGCCGACCTGCGCCTGACCGAAGTGGGCCGTGAGCTGGGTCTGGTCGATGACGAACGCTGGGCCGCGTTCAGTACCAAGCGCGAAAGCATCGAGCAGGAAGCGCAGCGTCTGAAAACCACCTGGGTGCAGCCGGGCAGCGCCGAAGCCGCCGCGCTGGAAGCCAAAGGCGAAAGCAAATTTGTACGCGAATACAGCCTGCACGATCTGCTCAAACGTCCAGGTCTGGAATACAACGATGTGGCCGGTCTGAAAGGTGAGCCGGTGGCTGATCCGCAGGTCGCCGAGCAGGTTGAGATTCAGGCCAAGTACGACGGCTATATTGCCCGTCAGCTGGACGAAATCGAACAACTGCGCCGCTATGAAAACACCAAACTGCCGGCCGACCTTGACTACGACGCCATGGGCGGCCTGTCGAACGAAGTGAAGCAGAAGCTGAATACCCTGCGCCCGGAAACCCTCGGCGTAGCCTCACGTATTTCCGGTATTACCCCGGCGGCCATCAGCCAGATTCTGATTCATCTGAAGAAGAAAAATGCGGTGAATAAGCTGAGTGCGTGA